From Numida meleagris isolate 19003 breed g44 Domestic line chromosome 4, NumMel1.0, whole genome shotgun sequence, the proteins below share one genomic window:
- the REST gene encoding RE1-silencing transcription factor → MAGLGPGPRLGRASFAGGVAKRRPSRSPAAHRCAFIFFPLDRIAAMATQVLGQSGGNGLFPGGANIGMALSNDMYDLHDLSKAELAAPQLIMLANVALTGEVNGNCCDYLVGEERQMAELTTVGDSNFSDSDAEGMEDSHAAESDRDASENVELSSLEASSMETQGPDACPPPETPSADKDVPLEAPGTPESSEDKCKSLKNKPFRCKPCHYEAESEEEFVHHIRVHSAKKFFVEENAEKQVQVKESDSYSTEEVDFSKGPIRCDRCGYNTNRYDHYLAHLKHHNKAGENERVYKCTICTYTTVSEYHWKKHLRNHFPRKVYTCSQCSYFSDRKNNYIQHIRTHTGERPYQCAMCPYSSSQKTHLTRHMRTHSGEKPFKCDQCSYVASNQHEVTRHARQVHNGPKPLTCPHCDYKTADRSNFKKHVELHVNPRQFLCPVCDYAASKKCNLQYHIKSRHPDCSDITMDVSKVKLRTKKSEADFSESVGDKVEKEQTKGDSPTKKTEKTVKVEKKENLAKEKKPTSNVPARQVTTRSRKSSSENKEVDIKTEKNTEKPCKTKKVKRKAEAEIISSNQEPANDTVVMTKKKKKVETKPRDCQEAQKSDDVPEAEPKKQNSCLKKNRKKKALKSKHSKKSSRLDEEKMEEEEVVDKSQLMEEGRCVKLDSLSSEQEKEEDPAGPASLDNNVGDTCKGESVGAKGSCVQEPRQLCQSAQVADSEAEVKDQEMPAAAGESKDAMYEKEERKVDTGEDSEESPHAVSSEQSLDVPVDVLPDLEPGKEPEETCLAETVSSPDPIDLTKTRILETEPPADAVGAPVPPEGCTQSPEVALALPPLDNAAVNESQEMDEDEGIHSHEGSDISDNISEGSDDSGLNGARSVQEETSPKTSQGAANSTAVRENYVCIFCDRSFKKEGEYSKHLNRHLVNVYYLEKATKGQE, encoded by the exons ATGGCGGGGCTCGGCCCGGGGCCGCGCTTGGGCCGCGCTTCCTTCGCGGGCGGTGTTGCCAAGAGGAGGCCTTCCCGCAGCCCGGCTGCTCACAggtgtgcttttattttttttcctctcgaCAGAATCGCTGCTATGGCAACTCAAGTGCTGGGACAGTCCGGTGGGAACGGCCTCTTTCCCGGCGGCGCTAACATCGGCATGGCGTTGTCCAACGACATGTATGACTTACACGACCTTTCCAAAGCTGAGCTGGCGGCCCCGCAGCTGATCATGTTGGCCAACGTGGCCCTGACGGGAGAGGTGAATGGCAACTGCTGCGATTACCTGGTGGGAGAGGAGAGGCAGATGGCCGAGCTGACCACAGTGGGCGACAGCAACTTCTCAGACAGCGACGCAGAGGGCATGGAGGATAGCCACGCTGCGGAGAGCGACCGTGACGCCTCAGAAAACGTGGAATTGAGCTCTCTGGAAGCATCCAGCATGGAAACCCAAGGCCCAGACGCTTGTCCCCCACCTGAGACTCCCAGCGCAGACAAAGATGTCCCACTGGAAGCCCCGGGCACTCCGGAAAGCTCCGAGGACAAGTGTAAGAGCCTCAAGAACAAGCCGTTCCGCTGCAAGCCCTGCCATTACGAGGCCGAGTCTGAAGAGGAGTTTGTGCACCACATCAGGGTTCACAGCGCTAAGAAGTTTTTCGTGGAAGAAAACGCGGAGAAACAAGTGCAGGTCAAGGAGTCCGATTCCTACAGCACGGAAGAGGTGGACTTCTCCAAAGGCCCGATCCGCTGCGATCGCTGCGGCTATAACACTAACAGATATGATCATTACCTGGCTCACCTGAAGCACCACaacaaagcaggagaaaacGAGAGAGTGTACAAGTGTACCATATGCACTTACACCACCGTCAGTGAGTATCACTGGAAGAAACACCTGAGAAACCATTTTCCCAGGAAAGTATACACCTGCTCGCAGTGCTCCTATTTTTCAGACAGGAAAAACAACTATATTCAGCATATTAGAACTCACACGG gaGAACGACCCTATCAATGTGCTATGTGTCCCTACTCCAGCTCTCAGAAGACCCATTTAACCAGGCACATGCGCACCCACTCAG GTGAGAAGCCATTCAAATGTGATCAGTGCAGTTACGTGGCCTCAAACCAGCATGAAGTAACTCGTCATGCAAGGCAAGTTCACAATGGGCCGAAGCCTCTGACTTGCCCGCACTGTGACTACAAAACAGCCGATCGCAGCAATTTCAAAAAGCACGTTGAGCTCCACGTCAATCCGCGCCAGTTCCTTTGTCCTGTTTGTGACTACGCGGCATCTAAGAAGTGTAACCTGCAGTATCACATCAAATCCAGGCATCCCGATTGTTCGGACATCACCATGGATGTTTCAAAGGTGAAGCTACGGACTAAAAAGAGTGAAGCTGACTTTTCTGAGAGCGTCGGTGACAAAGTGGAGAAGGAGCAAACAAAAGGGGATTCACccacaaagaaaactgagaaaactgtgaaagtggagaaaaaagagaacttagcaaaggaaaagaagccaACGAGCAACGTTCCTGCACGCCAGGTGACAACCAGAAGTCGGAAATCGAGTTCAGAAAACAAGGAGGTAGAtattaaaactgagaaaaatactgagaaaccgtgtaaaacaaagaaggtcaaaagaaaggcagaggcagAAATAATTTCCTCAAATCAAGAGCCTGCAAACGATACCGTTGtaatgacaaaaaagaaaaagaaagtggaaactAAACCCAGAGACTGCCAGGAAGCTCAGAAAAGTGATGATGTACCAGAGGCAGAacctaaaaagcaaaattcctgccttaagaaaaacaggaaaaagaaagctctgaaaAGTAAGCACAGTAAGAAGAGCAGTAGACTTGATGAGGAGAagatggaagaagaggaggTGGTGGACAAGTCTCAACTTATGGAAGAAGGCAGATGTGTGAAACTTGACAGTCTGAGCAGtgagcaggagaaggaggaagatcCTGCCGGTCCAGCATCATTAGACAATAACGTTGGTGATACTTGCAAGGGGGAGAGTGTCGGTGCCAAAGGAAGCTGCGTACAAGAGCCAAGACAGCTTTGTCAGTCAGCTCAGGTTGCGGACTCAGAAGCTGAGGTAAAGGATCAAGAaatgcctgctgcagcaggggagagCAAAGACGCTATGTatgaaaaagaggagagaaaggtgGATACGGGGGAAGACTCAGAAGAATCTCCTCATGCAGTGTCTTCTGAACAAAGTCTGGATGTGCCCGTGGATGTACTACCGGATTTGGAGCCCGGGAAGGAGCCAGAGGAAACCTGCTTGGCAGAAACTGTGAGTAGCCCAGACCCGATAGACCTGACTAAGACACGCATCCTAGAGACAGAGCCACCAGCAGATGCTGTGGGTGCGCCTGTGCCCCCAGAAGGGTGTACGCAGAGCCCTGAAGTAGCTCTGGCCTTACCACCTCTGGATAACGCAGCAGTGAACGAATCTCAGGAAATGGATGAGGATGAGGGCATCCACAGCCATGAAGGCAGCGACATAAGTGACAACATATCAGAAGGCAGCGATGATTCGGGGTTAAACGGTGCTCGCTCTGTACAAGAGGAAACCAGTCCGAAGACATCGCAAGGAGCTGCCAATAGCACAGCAGTCAGGGAGAACTATGTGTGCATTTTTTGTGACCGCTCGTTTAAAAAGGAAGGTGAATACAGCAAGCACCTCAATCGCCACTTGGTCAACGTGTATTATCTTGAGAAGGCGACAAAAGGGCAGGAGTAG
- the LOC110397314 gene encoding store-operated calcium entry-associated regulatory factor-like isoform X1, protein MAVDGVVAAFFLVLCTVASTAWGWDQEGVLLRDVQVLTLHRGRYTTARRTAAVPQLQCTGGSAGCSHIPEVVQCYNRGWDGYDVQWQCKADLENTVRFGQIEVSCEGYNYPDDPHILRGSCSLLFRLELTKEGEWKAKNSGSFGSGYYQSTKDSSDSGAGTIFVIVLLILAFGIYKFFLSNQQPQQSFGDSDGFTRPSWQSHQAPPPPGFKSSFTEDNGFGTRSSHETNSGPGFWTGLGAGGLLGYLAGSQRAQPRSSYFSTWADPTAAPPMHGQSSNCTQGSSTRTASGFGGTKRR, encoded by the exons ATGGCGGTCGACGGGGTAGTTGCTGCGTTTTTCCTGGTCCTCTGCACTGTTGCTAGCACTGCGTGGGGCTGGGACCAAGAAG GGGTCCTGCTGCGGGACGTGCAGGTTCTCACTCTGCACCGGGGCCGCTACACCACGGCTCGGCGAACGGCTGCAGTCCCTCAGCTTCAGTGCACTGGAGGCAGCGCTGGGTGCTCCCATATTCCTGAGGTCGTTCAGTGCTACAACAGAGGCTGGGATGGCTACGACGTGCAG tgGCAGTGCAAAGCAGACTTGGAAAACACTGTTCGTTTTGGACAAATTGAAGTGAGCTGTGAAGGCTATAATTATCCGGATGATCCTCACATCTTGAGAGGGTCCTGCAGTTTGCTGTTCAGGTTAGAGCTGACTAAGGAAGGTGAATGGAAAGCAAAGAACTCTGGAAGCTTTGGTTCTGGCTATTATCAGTCAACAAAGGATTCTTCTGATTCTGGTGCTGGAACAATTTTTGTAATCGTTCTTCTGATTCTTGCCTTTGGCATATACAAGTTCTTCCTCAGTaaccagcagccccagcagagtTTTGGTGATAGTGATGGATTTACTCGTCCTTCCTGGCAGAGTCATCAggcacctcctcctcctggtTTTAAGTCCAGCTTCACAG AAGACAACGGATTTGGGACTCGTTCCAGTCATGAAACCAATTCCGGACCAGGATTTTGGACTGGATTAGGAGCAGGAGGCTTGCTAGGCTACTTGGCTGGCAGTCAGAG AGCACAGCCACGCTCCTCGTATTTCAGTACATGGGCAGATCCCACAGCTGCACCTCCAATGCATGGGCAGTCCAGCAATTGCACACAAGGCAGCAGTACAAGAACTGCATCCG gatTTGGTGGCACAAAACGGAGATGA
- the LOC110397314 gene encoding store-operated calcium entry-associated regulatory factor-like isoform X2, with protein MAVDGVVAAFFLVLCTVASTAWGWDQEGVLLRDVQVLTLHRGRYTTARRTAAVPQLQCTGGSAGCSHIPEVVQCYNRGWDGYDVQWQCKADLENTVRFGQIEVSCEGYNYPDDPHILRGSCSLLFRLELTKEGEWKAKNSGSFGSGYYQSTKDSSDSGAGTIFVIVLLILAFGIYKFFLSNQQPQQSFGDSDGFTRPSWQSHQAPPPPGFKSSFTDNGFGTRSSHETNSGPGFWTGLGAGGLLGYLAGSQRAQPRSSYFSTWADPTAAPPMHGQSSNCTQGSSTRTASGFGGTKRR; from the exons ATGGCGGTCGACGGGGTAGTTGCTGCGTTTTTCCTGGTCCTCTGCACTGTTGCTAGCACTGCGTGGGGCTGGGACCAAGAAG GGGTCCTGCTGCGGGACGTGCAGGTTCTCACTCTGCACCGGGGCCGCTACACCACGGCTCGGCGAACGGCTGCAGTCCCTCAGCTTCAGTGCACTGGAGGCAGCGCTGGGTGCTCCCATATTCCTGAGGTCGTTCAGTGCTACAACAGAGGCTGGGATGGCTACGACGTGCAG tgGCAGTGCAAAGCAGACTTGGAAAACACTGTTCGTTTTGGACAAATTGAAGTGAGCTGTGAAGGCTATAATTATCCGGATGATCCTCACATCTTGAGAGGGTCCTGCAGTTTGCTGTTCAGGTTAGAGCTGACTAAGGAAGGTGAATGGAAAGCAAAGAACTCTGGAAGCTTTGGTTCTGGCTATTATCAGTCAACAAAGGATTCTTCTGATTCTGGTGCTGGAACAATTTTTGTAATCGTTCTTCTGATTCTTGCCTTTGGCATATACAAGTTCTTCCTCAGTaaccagcagccccagcagagtTTTGGTGATAGTGATGGATTTACTCGTCCTTCCTGGCAGAGTCATCAggcacctcctcctcctggtTTTAAGTCCAGCTTCACAG ACAACGGATTTGGGACTCGTTCCAGTCATGAAACCAATTCCGGACCAGGATTTTGGACTGGATTAGGAGCAGGAGGCTTGCTAGGCTACTTGGCTGGCAGTCAGAG AGCACAGCCACGCTCCTCGTATTTCAGTACATGGGCAGATCCCACAGCTGCACCTCCAATGCATGGGCAGTCCAGCAATTGCACACAAGGCAGCAGTACAAGAACTGCATCCG gatTTGGTGGCACAAAACGGAGATGA
- the LOC110397314 gene encoding store-operated calcium entry-associated regulatory factor-like isoform X3: MAVDGVVAAFFLVLCTVASTAWGWDQEGVLLRDVQVLTLHRGRYTTARRTAAVPQLQCTGGSAGCSHIPEVVQCYNRGWDGYDVQWQCKADLENTVRFGQIEVSCEGYNYPDDPHILRGSCSLLFRLELTKEGEWKAKNSGSFGSGYYQSTKDSSDSGAGTIFVIVLLILAFGIYKFFLSNQQPQQSFGDSDGFTRPSWQSHQAPPPPGFKSSFTGFYRTGYRQIKKTTDLGLVPVMKPIPDQDFGLD; encoded by the exons ATGGCGGTCGACGGGGTAGTTGCTGCGTTTTTCCTGGTCCTCTGCACTGTTGCTAGCACTGCGTGGGGCTGGGACCAAGAAG GGGTCCTGCTGCGGGACGTGCAGGTTCTCACTCTGCACCGGGGCCGCTACACCACGGCTCGGCGAACGGCTGCAGTCCCTCAGCTTCAGTGCACTGGAGGCAGCGCTGGGTGCTCCCATATTCCTGAGGTCGTTCAGTGCTACAACAGAGGCTGGGATGGCTACGACGTGCAG tgGCAGTGCAAAGCAGACTTGGAAAACACTGTTCGTTTTGGACAAATTGAAGTGAGCTGTGAAGGCTATAATTATCCGGATGATCCTCACATCTTGAGAGGGTCCTGCAGTTTGCTGTTCAGGTTAGAGCTGACTAAGGAAGGTGAATGGAAAGCAAAGAACTCTGGAAGCTTTGGTTCTGGCTATTATCAGTCAACAAAGGATTCTTCTGATTCTGGTGCTGGAACAATTTTTGTAATCGTTCTTCTGATTCTTGCCTTTGGCATATACAAGTTCTTCCTCAGTaaccagcagccccagcagagtTTTGGTGATAGTGATGGATTTACTCGTCCTTCCTGGCAGAGTCATCAggcacctcctcctcctggtTTTAAGTCCAGCTTCACAG GGTTCTATCGTACTGGATATAGGCAAATAAAA AAGACAACGGATTTGGGACTCGTTCCAGTCATGAAACCAATTCCGGACCAGGATTTTGGACTGGATTAG
- the LEPROTL1 gene encoding leptin receptor overlapping transcript-like 1 isoform X2 codes for MAGIKALISLSFGGAVGLMFLMLGCALPQYNQYWPLFVLFFYILSPIPYCIARRLVDDTDATSNACKELAVFLTTGIVVSAFGLPIVFARAELIYWGACALVLTGNTVIFATILGFFLVFGSNDDFSWQQW; via the exons ATGGCCGGCATCAAAG CTCTGATCAGCCTGTCCTTCGGGGGAGCGGTGGGACTGATGTTCCTGATGCTGGGCTGCGCCCTTCCTCAATACAA ccaATACTGGCCactgtttgttctgtttttttacATCCTTTCTCCTATCCCGTACTGCATAGCAAGAAGATTAGTAGATGACACAGATGCTACGAGTAATGCCTGCAAGGAGCTAGCTGTATTTCTTACAACAGGCATTGTTGTCTCAGCATTTGGACTGCCTATAGTTTTTGCCAGAGCAGAACTG ATTTACTGGGGCGCGTGTGCACTTGTTCTTACGGGGAATACAGTCATCTTTGCTACGATCCTAGGATTTTTCTTGGTCTTTGGCAGCAATGACGACttcagctggcagcagtggtgA
- the LEPROTL1 gene encoding leptin receptor overlapping transcript-like 1 isoform X1 yields the protein MAGIKGVWGGSGCSLKAFALISLSFGGAVGLMFLMLGCALPQYNQYWPLFVLFFYILSPIPYCIARRLVDDTDATSNACKELAVFLTTGIVVSAFGLPIVFARAELIYWGACALVLTGNTVIFATILGFFLVFGSNDDFSWQQW from the exons ATGGCCGGCATCAAAGGTGTGTGGGGTGGGAGCGGCTGTAGCCTCAAGGCTTTCG CTCTGATCAGCCTGTCCTTCGGGGGAGCGGTGGGACTGATGTTCCTGATGCTGGGCTGCGCCCTTCCTCAATACAA ccaATACTGGCCactgtttgttctgtttttttacATCCTTTCTCCTATCCCGTACTGCATAGCAAGAAGATTAGTAGATGACACAGATGCTACGAGTAATGCCTGCAAGGAGCTAGCTGTATTTCTTACAACAGGCATTGTTGTCTCAGCATTTGGACTGCCTATAGTTTTTGCCAGAGCAGAACTG ATTTACTGGGGCGCGTGTGCACTTGTTCTTACGGGGAATACAGTCATCTTTGCTACGATCCTAGGATTTTTCTTGGTCTTTGGCAGCAATGACGACttcagctggcagcagtggtgA